From Salinirubellus salinus, the proteins below share one genomic window:
- a CDS encoding GNAT family N-acetyltransferase, protein MIERGRTTDADVLADLWVDLATDQLAHGSHLLPAENRENIRESLLRHAVAGTLFVAGEGDAIVGFVTCSVETGGYEQDERRGMVENLYVVPERRDDGIGTALLERAEAALRERGCTVVALDVMATNEDARRFYERHGYDPHRVELEKEL, encoded by the coding sequence GTGATCGAACGGGGCCGGACGACCGACGCGGACGTCCTCGCGGACCTCTGGGTCGACCTCGCCACCGACCAGCTCGCCCACGGCTCACACCTCCTGCCGGCCGAGAACCGCGAGAACATCCGCGAATCGCTCCTCCGCCACGCCGTCGCCGGGACGCTGTTCGTCGCCGGCGAGGGCGACGCCATCGTCGGGTTCGTCACCTGCTCGGTGGAGACGGGCGGATACGAGCAGGACGAACGACGGGGGATGGTCGAGAACCTCTACGTCGTCCCCGAGCGCCGCGACGACGGGATCGGGACGGCCCTGCTGGAGCGCGCGGAGGCGGCGCTGCGAGAACGTGGCTGTACGGTCGTGGCGCTCGACGTGATGGCGACGAACGAGGACGCACGGCGGTTCTACGAGCGACACGGGTACGACCCGCATCGGGTGGAGTTGGAGAAGGAGTTGTAG
- a CDS encoding DUF5305 domain-containing protein has translation MDVWSLLSRLRPVALHLGVAFLLLGVAVTGVTGYTHLSDPMEEVTQRQEVPTVSATTTYATTATVTGESDLYDEGTRLRNESTYVVRASPEVSVAVQTRFDQRVSAAEQRLWLETRALRDEEVFWNRRTPLDRTTFDEGAAVETAGTLNASALVDRRDRLRSELGGRSDIQMALVATVEFEDPVTGESRTRVRRIPLELAGGSLFSLGAEEPTPTQTFATTRTVTTERMGPVPWLRYGAGVALLALGGTFLWLRDRDSVLGTSIERTTVGEWERTLRRYSEWISAGSLVNHESEETIPIDDVPELVKMSMNNRGGLVHCDTTDIVAYLDGDVTYYCRGPGSTWDPQDTLASAFGFKTEVPEDEAFQRRSAELSESVSVSTTSDDGEDFTFGFDFGEEDGGEDGA, from the coding sequence ATGGACGTCTGGTCGCTCCTGAGCCGTCTCAGGCCGGTCGCGCTCCACCTCGGCGTGGCGTTCCTGTTGCTCGGGGTGGCGGTCACGGGCGTGACCGGCTACACCCACCTCTCGGACCCGATGGAGGAGGTGACCCAGCGCCAGGAGGTCCCGACCGTGTCGGCGACGACGACGTACGCCACGACGGCGACGGTGACCGGCGAGAGCGACCTCTACGACGAGGGGACGCGACTCCGAAACGAGTCGACGTACGTCGTCCGGGCGTCGCCCGAGGTGTCCGTGGCCGTCCAGACCCGCTTCGACCAGCGCGTCTCGGCCGCCGAACAGCGACTCTGGCTCGAAACGCGCGCACTCCGAGACGAAGAGGTGTTCTGGAACCGACGCACGCCCCTCGACCGTACCACCTTCGACGAGGGGGCTGCCGTCGAGACGGCGGGCACACTGAACGCGAGCGCACTCGTCGACCGACGCGACCGGTTGCGCTCGGAACTCGGTGGTCGGAGCGACATCCAGATGGCGCTTGTCGCGACGGTCGAGTTCGAGGACCCGGTCACCGGTGAGTCTCGGACCCGAGTCCGGCGCATCCCGCTCGAACTGGCCGGTGGGTCGCTGTTCTCGCTGGGTGCCGAGGAGCCGACGCCGACGCAGACCTTCGCGACGACACGGACGGTCACGACCGAACGGATGGGGCCGGTGCCGTGGCTCCGGTACGGTGCCGGGGTGGCTCTGCTGGCACTCGGCGGCACGTTCCTCTGGCTCCGCGACCGTGACTCCGTGCTCGGGACCAGTATCGAACGGACGACGGTCGGGGAGTGGGAACGGACCCTCAGACGGTACAGCGAGTGGATCTCGGCCGGGTCGCTCGTCAACCACGAGTCAGAGGAGACGATTCCCATCGACGACGTGCCAGAACTGGTGAAGATGTCGATGAACAACCGGGGTGGACTGGTCCACTGCGACACCACCGACATCGTCGCCTACCTCGACGGGGACGTCACGTACTACTGTCGCGGCCCAGGGAGCACCTGGGACCCCCAGGACACGCTCGCGAGCGCCTTCGGATTCAAGACGGAGGTCCCGGAGGACGAGGCGTTCCAGCGTCGCTCCGCCGAGTTGAGCGAATCGGTGTCCGTCTCCACCACGTCCGACGACGGCGAGGACTTCACGTTCGGGTTCGACTTCGGGGAGGAAGACGGGGGTGAGGACGGTGCGTAG
- a CDS encoding signal peptidase I: MVRSTLLVLALLAAAIAATTYFGVTVGTVTSDSMNPTLTTGDAFVLVDGELEVGDIVTFRQQTDDGTRLVTHRVVGTTASGAYVTRGDANPSTDQAAGAPPVTSENVVGVVPSVGGNPLVVPAAGGLARLSSDVRVPLLGLVLLALGYDAVASGRPSPTRVPHVTYGQALAVIFLLGTIGGVVGVVAVGASNEVVYTATEAESAEGPLVPVERVVEREVTLEAVRPAYSYRFVDATGAAVAGASTDSTVTTVTLRVGPLQSTGPHAVGLQTDNVPTTLPRPVAAALYDLHPMAAITASVAAVTVPIYLLSRFLLPVEVPISWIINARSDAR, from the coding sequence TTGGTTCGATCGACGCTCCTGGTATTAGCGCTACTCGCCGCGGCGATAGCGGCGACTACCTACTTCGGCGTCACCGTCGGCACCGTCACCTCCGACAGCATGAACCCGACACTCACCACCGGCGACGCGTTCGTCCTCGTCGACGGCGAGTTGGAGGTGGGGGACATCGTCACCTTCCGACAGCAGACCGACGACGGGACGCGACTCGTCACGCACCGGGTCGTCGGGACGACGGCCAGTGGCGCGTACGTGACCCGTGGCGACGCGAACCCGAGCACGGACCAGGCGGCGGGTGCCCCACCCGTCACGAGCGAGAACGTCGTGGGTGTCGTCCCGTCGGTCGGTGGGAACCCACTCGTCGTTCCGGCCGCGGGGGGCCTCGCTCGATTGAGTTCGGACGTCCGGGTGCCGTTGCTTGGCCTCGTGTTGCTGGCACTCGGCTACGACGCGGTGGCGTCCGGACGCCCCTCGCCCACGCGCGTCCCGCACGTCACGTACGGGCAGGCGCTCGCGGTCATCTTCCTCCTGGGAACCATCGGCGGTGTCGTCGGTGTCGTCGCCGTCGGTGCCTCGAACGAGGTGGTCTACACCGCGACCGAGGCCGAGAGCGCCGAGGGGCCACTCGTCCCGGTGGAGCGCGTCGTCGAACGGGAGGTCACGCTGGAGGCGGTCCGCCCGGCGTACAGCTACCGGTTCGTCGACGCGACGGGCGCCGCGGTGGCCGGGGCGAGCACCGACAGCACGGTGACGACGGTGACGCTCAGGGTGGGGCCGCTGCAGTCGACCGGTCCCCACGCGGTCGGACTCCAGACCGACAACGTCCCGACGACGCTGCCGCGGCCGGTGGCCGCCGCGCTGTACGACTTGCATCCGATGGCCGCCATCACCGCGTCGGTCGCGGCCGTGACGGTCCCCATCTACCTGCTCTCACGGTTCCTCCTGCCGGTCGAGGTCCCGATATCCTGGATAATCAACGCACGGAGTGACGCACGATGA